In the Burkholderia glumae LMG 2196 = ATCC 33617 genome, one interval contains:
- the bcsD gene encoding cellulose biosynthesis protein BcsD: protein MPTAVDFLLDQNISSQWRGFLLALAREFESQLSPDELRQLMFRIGCRYAGEQPLPPCESTTELAAALNAHWASARWGYVELSDEGDHLRIVHCGAPMSAFGSGGLAWMPAFLQGSYQVWLDAMGATSLSVVQAGTEQHGFAVEFRLSPETA, encoded by the coding sequence ATGCCGACCGCCGTTGATTTCCTGCTCGACCAGAATATCTCGTCCCAATGGCGGGGCTTCCTGCTCGCGCTGGCCCGGGAGTTCGAATCCCAGCTCAGCCCCGACGAGCTGCGCCAGCTGATGTTTCGCATCGGATGCCGTTACGCCGGCGAGCAGCCGCTGCCGCCCTGCGAATCCACGACGGAGCTGGCGGCGGCACTGAACGCGCACTGGGCGTCCGCGCGCTGGGGCTACGTCGAGCTGTCCGACGAAGGCGACCATCTGCGCATCGTCCACTGCGGCGCGCCGATGTCGGCGTTCGGCAGCGGCGGGCTGGCCTGGATGCCGGCGTTCCTGCAGGGCAGCTACCAGGTCTGGCTCGACGCGATGGGCGCGACGTCACTGAGCGTGGTACAAGCCGGCACCGAGCAGCACGGCTTCGCCGTCGAATTCCGCCTGTCGCCCGAAACCGCCTGA
- the bcsP gene encoding cellulose biosynthesis protein BcsP: MKNSRDVKALFDRFGGDASSYQEIRMENEALDARRRWPLLGMIDPRQTEVSAAGSPAPAAEADADHPAAAAGTRGQGASRNRTHAVLRSTAPLFTRSPRRDVPPVIVKAPPPAGPEGSTYRFTPPPAEPAAGPAPALAATPAPAAGTELATAPAPAATPLPAIAPRLVRPVRVTALPAAGAAAAPEAGQPIAPAADAAAMFARLASPGRARAASTEIFPAPLGAAPAAAPSCAPSLKKLAGAPAAPAHDAERLDALFSRLRRGGTAPSPQIAVMPPAAAPKAAARRPWFLGGAGRS, from the coding sequence ATGAAAAATTCCCGCGATGTCAAAGCACTCTTCGATCGGTTCGGAGGAGATGCCAGCAGCTACCAGGAAATCCGCATGGAAAACGAGGCGCTCGACGCCCGCCGGCGGTGGCCGCTGCTCGGCATGATCGATCCGCGCCAGACCGAGGTGTCCGCCGCGGGTTCGCCGGCGCCGGCCGCCGAGGCCGACGCGGACCACCCGGCCGCCGCCGCCGGCACGCGCGGCCAGGGCGCCTCGCGCAACCGCACCCATGCGGTGCTGCGCAGCACCGCGCCGCTCTTCACGCGCTCGCCGCGCCGCGACGTGCCGCCGGTGATCGTCAAGGCGCCGCCGCCCGCCGGCCCGGAAGGCTCGACCTACCGCTTCACGCCGCCGCCCGCCGAGCCGGCGGCAGGCCCGGCGCCCGCCCTGGCGGCGACGCCGGCACCGGCCGCCGGCACCGAACTGGCCACCGCACCCGCGCCGGCGGCGACGCCGCTGCCTGCGATCGCACCGCGCCTCGTGCGGCCCGTGCGCGTGACCGCCCTGCCGGCGGCCGGCGCCGCGGCGGCGCCCGAGGCAGGGCAGCCGATCGCGCCCGCCGCCGACGCGGCGGCGATGTTCGCGCGCCTGGCCTCGCCGGGCCGCGCGCGCGCCGCCTCGACGGAGATCTTCCCGGCGCCGCTCGGCGCGGCTCCGGCCGCCGCGCCGTCATGCGCGCCCTCGCTGAAGAAGCTGGCCGGCGCGCCGGCCGCCCCCGCGCACGACGCGGAGCGCCTCGATGCGCTGTTCTCGCGGCTGCGCCGCGGCGGCACGGCGCCCTCGCCGCAGATCGCCGTGATGCCGCCGGCCGCGGCCCCGAAGGCGGCCGCGCGCCGTCCGTGGTTCCTGGGCGGGGCGGGCCGGTCATGA
- the bcsQ gene encoding cellulose biosynthesis protein BcsQ, with product MKVVSVVSAKGGVGKTTIAANLASVLAAQGRHVVAIDLDPQNSLRLYFGVPLDSVDGLSRAALAGALWQSAIVDGSDGVTVLAFGALVEAEQHLFERRLDQDPTWLARGIGELHLGEDDIVIIDTPPGSSAYTRAALSAAHFAVNVVLADAASYAAIPQMQRMIDAYAAPRPEFVGEGYVVNQIDQSRQLNKDVLRVLREMLGSHMFPGVIHDDDGVSESLACNTTIVNYDPLSQVSADLRACAAWLLDTLEARRPAARGSAA from the coding sequence ATGAAGGTCGTCAGCGTCGTATCGGCCAAGGGCGGCGTCGGCAAGACCACGATCGCCGCGAACCTCGCCTCGGTGCTGGCCGCGCAGGGCCGCCACGTGGTCGCCATCGATCTCGATCCGCAGAACTCGCTGCGCCTGTATTTCGGCGTGCCGCTCGACAGCGTCGACGGCCTGTCGCGCGCCGCCCTGGCCGGCGCGCTCTGGCAGAGCGCGATCGTGGACGGCAGCGACGGCGTCACGGTGCTCGCGTTCGGCGCGCTCGTCGAGGCGGAGCAGCACCTGTTCGAGCGCCGCCTCGACCAAGATCCCACCTGGCTCGCGCGCGGCATTGGCGAGCTGCACCTCGGCGAGGACGACATCGTCATCATCGACACCCCGCCCGGCTCCTCGGCCTATACGCGCGCGGCCCTGTCGGCCGCGCATTTCGCGGTCAACGTGGTGCTGGCCGATGCCGCGTCGTATGCGGCGATCCCGCAGATGCAGCGGATGATCGACGCCTATGCGGCGCCGCGCCCCGAATTCGTCGGCGAGGGCTACGTGGTGAACCAGATCGACCAGTCGCGCCAGCTGAACAAGGACGTGCTGCGCGTGCTGCGCGAGATGCTCGGCAGCCACATGTTCCCCGGCGTGATCCACGACGACGACGGCGTGAGCGAATCGCTCGCCTGCAACACCACCATCGTCAACTACGATCCGCTCAGCCAGGTCTCGGCCGATCTGCGCGCCTGCGCCGCCTGGCTGCTCGACACGCTCGAGGCGCGGCGGCCGGCGGCGCGCGGGAGCGCGGCATGA
- a CDS encoding DUF969 domain-containing protein: MSSAVNLTPLIGVALIAAGFALRFHPMLIVTLAAIATGLAAHFSPGQLLAVIGTGFLKTRTIPLIILLPLAVIGLLERHGLRERAQAWIGGIRAATPGRLLLAYLLARELTAALGLTGLGGHPQMVRPLVAPMAEGAAQTRFGPLGDAVRQRLRAFAASADNVGLFFGEDVFVAFGAIVLMVTFLREAGIAVEPMQVALYGLPTALAAFLVHGLRLWRLDGWLARQAASGPAAAAPGSASGPEAGQARGDRA, translated from the coding sequence ATGTCGTCCGCAGTCAATCTGACTCCGCTGATCGGCGTAGCGCTGATCGCCGCCGGTTTCGCGCTGCGCTTCCATCCGATGCTGATCGTCACGCTCGCGGCGATCGCCACCGGCCTGGCCGCGCACTTTTCGCCCGGGCAGCTGCTGGCCGTGATCGGCACCGGCTTCCTGAAGACGCGCACCATCCCGCTCATCATCCTGCTGCCGCTCGCGGTGATCGGCCTGCTGGAGCGGCACGGGCTGCGCGAGCGCGCGCAGGCCTGGATCGGCGGCATCCGCGCGGCCACGCCGGGCCGGCTGCTGCTGGCCTACCTGCTGGCGCGCGAGCTGACCGCCGCGCTCGGGCTGACCGGCCTGGGCGGCCATCCGCAGATGGTCCGCCCGCTGGTCGCGCCGATGGCCGAGGGCGCTGCGCAGACGCGCTTCGGCCCGCTCGGCGACGCGGTGCGCCAGCGGCTGCGCGCGTTCGCGGCCTCGGCCGACAACGTCGGGCTGTTCTTCGGCGAGGACGTGTTCGTGGCGTTCGGCGCGATCGTGCTGATGGTCACCTTCCTGCGCGAGGCCGGCATCGCCGTCGAGCCGATGCAGGTCGCGCTGTATGGCCTGCCCACCGCGCTGGCGGCGTTCCTGGTCCACGGCTTGCGGCTCTGGCGGCTCGACGGCTGGCTCGCGCGGCAGGCCGCGTCCGGGCCGGCGGCCGCGGCGCCTGGGTCCGCTTCCGGGCCCGAGGCGGGCCAGGCCCGGGGAGACCGGGCATGA